In Juglans microcarpa x Juglans regia isolate MS1-56 chromosome 7D, Jm3101_v1.0, whole genome shotgun sequence, the following are encoded in one genomic region:
- the LOC121238221 gene encoding cyclin-dependent protein kinase inhibitor SMR9-like, translating into MAPSPTGRTRTRPTRKTRRKHFKKRQLVQYSKSNQEEASRSLPSNSSTTSCNDFSKIGDIDHFDQGVHHEVPSSGCSTPKAQRFRIPEMSTCPPAPRKQRAVVSNCSLQRSPIPFFAPPDLELFFFFALQDISV; encoded by the coding sequence ATGGCTCCATCTCCAACtggaagaacaagaacaaggCCAACAAGAAAGACAAGAAGAAAGCATTTCAAGAAGCGGCAGCTTGTACAGTACTCCAAGAGCAATCAAGAAGAAGCATCGAGAAGTTTGCCTTCGAACTCTTCGACCACAAGCTGcaatgatttttcaaagatcGGCGACATAGATCATTTTGATCAGGGCGTTCATCATGAAGTCCCCTCAAGCGGCTGCTCTACTCCAAAAGCTCAGAGATTCAGAATACCAGAGATGTCAACATGCCCACCAGCACCCAGGAAGCAAAGAGCTGTAGTTTCGAATTGCTCCTTGCAAAGATCCCCGATTCCATTCTTTGCTCCTCCAGACTTAGagctcttctttttctttgcactCCAAGATATTTCGGTTTGA
- the LOC121238840 gene encoding putative pentatricopeptide repeat-containing protein At5g59200, chloroplastic codes for MELPVTLSLREVPLTPKRNHPKEWNSIIKHRTKLKDDLSILTTYTQMASLGIAADSDTLPLVLKACSRLNAVESGKSIHSSIRGTILIRDVRVGTALVDFYCKCGLIEEARKVFDEMGEKDVVSWNALISGYVGCRYHEEAILLFREMERGGFRPNSRTVVALLLACEEVLELRLGQEMHGYCLRNGLLDLNPHVGTALIGFYLRFDARISRLVFDLMVVRSIVSWNAMINGYVDVGDYLEALKLFLSMLMDGVHFDSVTTLGCIQACAELGYLGLGMQIHQMAIKLKYANDLYVINALLTMYSENGSLDSAYKLFGGTPARDVALWNSMISAYINFGDFEEALSLFSSMRTKGIKEDERTIVTMLSSCSKLADGLRKGKSLHAHATKSGMKMDVSLGNALLSMYTELNCVGAVQKVFAKLSDSDIISWNTLILALAHNKMRSEAWKLFGLMRESEFKPNPYTIISILATCDDETCLNIGRSIHGFVVKHAIEINLSLNTALTDMYMKSGDEASARTLFDGCPKRDLISWNAMITGYINDNQAIKALYLFNHMISEVEPNSLTIMSVLSSCTDLANLPQGKCLHAYVTRRDSYFGFNLSLANAFIMMYARCGSMQSAKYIFETLPRRNSIAWNAMINGYRMHGRGYDAIHSFLQMLEDGYTPNGATFLSVISACSHSGFIEKGLELFHSMVQDFKIEPELVHYGCVVDLLGRGGRLDEAREFIESMPIKPDASVWRALLSACRVNSDIKLAENIFEKLIELEPMNPGNYILLSNIYAAVGRWSEVRHIRTWLREKGLNKPPGFSWIVVRSQPHYFTASDVSHPQSEKIYENLNSLLSLIKENGYVPDLCLISHGEGEYG; via the coding sequence ATGGAACTGCCTGTAACTCTGAGCCTCCGAGAAGTCCCTCTCACACCCAAACGAAACCACCCAAAGGAATGGAATTCAATCATTAAGCACCGCACGAAGCTGAAAGATGATCTTTCCATTCTCACTACTTATACCCAAATGGCATCTCTGGGCATAGCCGCCGACAGTGACACTTTACCTCTCGTTCTTAAGGCGTGTTCAAGGTTAAATGCCGTCGAGAGTGGCAAGAGCATACACTCCAGTATTCGGGGCACCATTTTGATCCGAGATGTCCGAGTCGGGACCGCTCTGGTTGATTTCTATTGCAAATGCGGGTTGATCGAAGAAGCTCGTAAAGTATTCGACGAAATGGGTGAGAAAGATGTGGTTTCGTGGAACGCGTTGATTTCTGGGTATGTGGGGTGTCGTTATCATGAGGAGGCGATTTTGTTGTTTAGAGAGATGGAAAGGGGGGGCTTCAGACCCAACTCACGTACTGTGGTAGCATTGCTTTTGGCGTGTGAGGAGGTTTTGGAATTGAGACTAGGACAAGAGATGCATGGTTATTGTTTGAGGAATGGACTGCTTGATTTGAATCCCCATGTGGGCACTGCTTTGATTGGGTTTTATCTTAGATTTGATGCTAGAATTTCGCGTCTTGTCTTTGATTTAATGGTTGTGAGGAGCATCGTGAGTTGGAATGCAATGATTAATGGGTATGTTGATGTTGGGGATTATTTGGAAGCTTTAAAGCTTTTCTTGTCGATGCTTATGGATGGAGTTCATTTTGATTCTGTTACAACGTTGGGTTGTATCCAAGCTTGTGCGGAACTTGGATATCTCGGATTGGGTATGCAGATTCACCAAATGGCTATTAAGTTGAAATATGCGAATGATTTGTATGTTATCAATGCACTGCTTACTATGTACAGTGAAAATGGAAGTTTAGATTCAGCCTACAAATTGTTTGGTGGTACCCCTGCTCGTGATGTTGCTTTGTGGAATTCTATGATCTCTGCATATATCAACTTTGGGGATTTTGAGGAAGCCCTAAGTTTGTTTAGCAGTATGAGAACTAAAGGCATTAAAGAAGATGAAAGAACAATTGTTACTATGCTTTCTTCTTGTTCAAAGTTAGCTGATGGCTTGCGAAAGGGTAAAAGTTTGCATGCTCATGCAACCAAGAGCGGGATGAAGATGGATGTTTCTCTAGGAAATGCGTTGCTAAGTATGTATACTGAGCTAAATTGCGTGGGAGCTGTTCAGAAGGTTTTTGCCAAGTTAAGTGATTCAGATATAATCTCATGGAACACATTGATCTTGGCATTGGCGCATAACAAAATGAGGAGTGAAGCATGGAAACTCTTTGGGTTGATGCGAGAATCAGAATTCAAACCTAATCCTTACACGATTATATCTATCCTTGCTACTTGTGATGATGAAACTTGTCTGAATATTGGGCGATCAATTCATGGCTTTGTGGTTAAACATGCTATTGAGATAAACTTATCTTTGAACACTGCTCTTACAGACATGTACATGAAATCTGGTGATGAAGCATCGGCTAGGACTTTATTTGACGGCTGTCCCAAACGAGACTTGATCTCATGGAATGCAATGATCACTGGTTATATTAATGACAACCAAGCTATCAAAGCTCTATACCTCTTTAATCATATGATTTCGGAAGTGGAACCAAACTCTCTTACGATTATGAGTGTTCTCTCATCATGTACAGACCTTGCCAATCTGCCTCAAGGCAAATGCTTGCATGCTTATGTAACTAGAAGGGACTCCTATTTTGGTTTCAATCTGTCTCTTGCAAATGCTTTTATAATGATGTATGCAAGATGTGGTAGCATGCAAAGTGCTAAATATATCTTCGAAACTTTACCAAGGAGAAATAGTATTGCATGGAATGCCATGATAAATGGATATCGTATGCATGGTCGTGGATATGATGCTATTCATTCCTTCTTGCAAATGCTAGAAGATGGTTATACCCCAAATGGAGCAACATTTTTGTCTGTTATATCTGCCTGCAGCCATTCAGGTTTTATAGAGAAGGGATTGGAGCTTTTTCATTCCATGGTGCAGGATTTTAAGATAGAACCTGAGCTTGTTCACTATGGTTGCGTGGTTGATCTGCTTGGTCGTGGAGGCCGCTTAGATGAAGCTAGAGAGTTTATTGAATCAATGCCCATCAAACCAGATGCATCGGTGTGGAGAGCTTTGCTCAGTGCTTGTCGAGTTAATTCTGATATTAAGCTAGCTGAAAACATTTTTGAAAAACTTATTGAGTTAGAACCCATGAATCCAGGGAATTATATTTTGCTATCTAATATCTATGCTGCAGTAGGTCGTTGGTCGGAGGTTAGACACATAAGAACATGGCTCAGAGAGAAGGGTTTAAATAAGCCTCCGGGATTTAGTTGGATTGTTGTTAGAAGTCAGCCCCACTATTTTACTGCCAGCGACGTCTCACACCCTCAATCagagaaaatttatgaaaatttaaattctttattgTCCTTGATCAAAGAAAATGGATATGTTCCGGATCTTTGTTTGATTTCACATGGTGAAGGCGAATATGGATGA